A stretch of DNA from Sphingomonas sp. SORGH_AS_0879:
GCCGTCCGCGCCAGCAGGCCAAGCTGGATCAGGAACGGCTCGATCACCTCCTCGATCGTGTCGCGCGGCTCGGACAGCCCGGCGGCGAGCGTCTCCACCCCCACCGGCCCGCCGCGATAGACATCCGCGATCATCGTCAGATAGCGCCGGTCCATCGCGTCCAGCCCCAGCGCATCGACCTCCAGCCGGTTGAGCGCCTGGTCCGCCGCCGCCGCATGGACGATCTCATGCCCCGCCACGCTGGCGAAGTCGCGGACACGGCGCAGCAACCGCCCCGCGATACGCGGCGTGCCCCGCGAGCGCCGCGCCACCTCGATCGCGCCGTCCTCGGAAATGGGCAGGTCTAGCAACCGCGCGGCGCGGGTGACGACGCGGGTCAGTTCCTCGACCGTGTAGAATTGCAGGCGCACCGGAATGCCGAAGCGATCGCGAAGCGGCGTGGTCAGCAGCCCCTGCCGCGTCGTCGCGCCCACCAGCGTAAAGCGCGGCAGGTCGATCCGCACCGAGCGGGCGGACGGCCCCTCGCCGATCATCAGGTCGAGGACGCGGTCCTCCATCGCGGGGTACAGCACTTCCTCGACCGCCGGTTGCAGCCGGTGGATTTCGTCGATGAACAGCACATCGCCGTCTTCGAGGTTGGTCAGCAGCGCGGCGAGATCGCCAGACTTGGCGATGACCGGGCCGGAAGTCGCGCGGAAGCCCACCCCCATTTCGCGCGCGATGATCTGCGCCAGCGTCGTCTTGCCCAGCCCCGGCGGGCCGAAGAACAGCACATGGTCGAGCGCATCGCCGCGCCCGCGCGCCGCCTGGATGAAGACGCGAAGGTTGTCGCGCGCCGCCTGCTGCCCGACGAACTCGTCCAGGCTCTTGGGGCGGAGCGCGGCGTCGACATCCTCGGGACGGCGGCTGGCGGACAAGAGTCGGTCTTGGTCGGTCACGACATGGGCCCTAGCGAGAGGATGACGGGCCTGTCGAGCATGGGGATCGTGACGGTATCGGCGAACATTGCACGAACATAGCAGCGGATGGGCCACAGGGACAGCCGGTGCGGCACGGATACCAACCTGGATGGCGGACTTGGGACGAAAATTGCGTTAGATCAGACGCCATGCCGCAGGACATCTTTCTGGCGACCGCCATCCCGCCCGCCCTGGAAATCGCGCTGGCCGAATGCTTCACGCTCCATCGCGACACGCCGCCGCCGACCACCCGCGCCATTGTCGGCGGGGGCATGATGACGGTCGACGCCGCGCTGCTCGATCGCTTGCCGGAATTGCAGATCATCGCGGTGCACGGCGTCGGCTTCGACGGCATCGACCGGGACGCGACCGCCGCGCGGGGTATCCGCATCGCGATCACCCCCGACGCGCTGACCGACGATGTCGCGGATCAGGCCATCGCGCTGTGGCTGGCGGTGGACCGGCGGATCGCGGCCAATGACCGGGCGCTGCGGATGGGCAATTGGACCGTGCCGCTGGGGCGTCGCGCAAGCGGACGGCGGATCGGGATTTTCGGGCTGGGCCGGATCGGTCAGGCCATTGCGAAACGCGCTGCCCCCTTCGCCGGGGAGATTCTCTACACCACCCGTTCGGAAAAGCCGGTGGCATGGCGGTTCGTACCCGATCTGCCGCAACTGGCGGAGGAGAGCGACGTGCTGATCCTCGCCGCACCGGGCGGAGCGGAGACGCGCGGGGTCGTCGATGCCGAGGTGCTCGACCGGCTGGGCGCGGACGGGGTGCTGGTCAATATCGCGCGGGGCAGCCTGGTGGACGAAGACGCGCTGATCGCCGCGCTGGAGGCGCACCGGATCGCGGGAGCGGGCCTGGATGTCTTCGTCGACGAGCCCGAAGTGCCCTATGCGCTGCGTCGGATGAACCATGTCGTGCTCGCCCCGCATCAGGGCAGCGCGACGCGGGAGGGTCGGGCGGCAATGGCGGAGATGGTCGTCGCCAATCTGGAGGCGCATTTCGCGGGGCGGGAGGTGCCGGGGTTGTTGGGTTAGCGGATTCCCGTGGGCTTCGACTTCGCTCAGCCCGAACGGAGGTTGGAAAAGCCTTATCCCACCAGCCGTTTCAGGCTGAGCGAAGTCGAAGCCCACGCCCCAACCCCGCCTATTTCGCCGCCTTGCGCAGCGCCAGCCGAACCAGAGCATCCAGTGAGGCCGCCGCCCCCAGTTCCTCTTCCGCCGCCGCCACCGCCGCGCTCGCCTCGGCGGGTCGGAAGCCGAGGTTGAGCAGCGCCGACACCGCGTCCGCCCCCGCCCCGACCGGGGCCGCCATGCCGCCGCCCGAACCCGGCGCCAGCACGATCCCGCCGACCTTGTCCTTCAACTCCATCACGATCCGCTGGGCGAGCTTGGGCCCGACGCCATTGGCGCGCGCGACCATCGCCTTGTCGCCGCTGGCGATCGCCCGCATCAGGTCGGCGGGCTCCAGCGCCGACAGGATCGCCAGCGCCACCCGCGCGCCCACGCCCTGCACGCCGGTCAGCAAACGGAACCAGTCGCGCTCATCGGCGCTGGCGAAACCGACCAGCCGGATCGAATCCTCCGACACCAGCATCTCGGTATGCAGCATCGCCGCCTCCCCCACCGGGCCGATGGCGGACAGGGTGCGCGCCGAAGCGCCGACCAGATAGCCGACCCCCCCGACATCGATGACGGCATGGTCGATACCGGTGGAATCCAAACGTCCCTTGAGATGCGCGATCATGAGAGTGGGTTAGAACAAAACGGGGCTTTCGTCACGCCCTTCGGCGCGTGAGTGGGCGCGCGAATACAGTTCACGCGAAGCCGCGAAGACAGAAAAGAAGGATTGTTCGCGCAGAGGCGCAGAGGACGCAGAGCTGTTATGCCCGCCGCGCCAGCGGCCCTTCAATCGCGATCAGTGAGTGAAGCGGATAATGCGCCAAACAGGACGCCAGCTCCGCGCTCTCTGCGCCTCTGCGCGAAACCACCTTCTTCTTCGCGGCATCGCGGCTTCGCGCGAACCAAAATTCCTATATCGCCGAAGCCCGCCGCTGCATCGCCCGCGCGCTGGCCAGATGATGCGCATGGGTGATCGCCACCGCCAGCGCATCCGCCGCATCAGGGCCGGTCAGCTTCACGCCCGGCAGCAAGTGGCCGACCATTGCCTGCACCTGTTTCTTGTCCGCGCCGCCGGTGCCGACCGTCGCCTTCTTGACGATGCTGGGGTGATACTCCCCGACGACCAGCCCCGCCTGCGCCGCCGCGAGCAGGACGATGCCGCGCGCCTGGCCCAGCTTCAGCGTCGATTGCGCGTTGCTGTTGCCCAGCACCTCTTCCACCGCCGCGCCGTCGGGCTGTTGCTGGCGGATCACGTCGTAGAGCGCGGCGTGGAGGTTCGCGAGACGCCGGGGAAGCACCATCGACGGCTCGGTCTTGATCTGGCCGTTGGCGACGTGGCGCAGCCGGTTGCCCTCCACCGCGATCACCCCCCAGCCGGTGGTGCCGAGGCCGGGGTCGAGGCCGAGGATGATGGCGGGGGGTGGAGGCATGTCGGGCTTTCGGGAGGGGTCAGTATGTGCCGCCTGGCCCCTCCACCACGCGGCTATGCCGCGCGGTCCCCCTCCCCAGGCAGAGCCTGGGGAGGATTGGGTTAGGCCAGCTTTTCCATCACTTCGTCGGGAACTTCGTAATTGCCCCAGACGGTCTGGACGTCGTCGTCATCGTCCAGCGTGTCGATCAGCTTGAACAGCGTCGCCGCCGCCGCTTCATCGACCACGACCATGGTCTGCGGACGCCAGGCGAGTTTGGCACCTTCCGCCTCGCCCAGCACGGGCTCCAGCGCCTTGGCGACTTCGTGCAGATCGCCTTGCGCGGTCCAGATCTCGTGGCCGTCCTCGGTGGAGGTCACGTCCTCGGCACCCGCTTCCAGCGCCGCCTCGAAAACCTTCTCGGCATCGCCCGCGCTGGCGGGATAGTTGATGAGGCCCATCCGGTCGAAGCCATGGCTGACCGAACCGGCGGTGCCCAGGTTGCCGCCATTCTTCGACACCGCGGTGCGCACGTTCGTCGCGGTGCGGTTGCGATTGTCGGTCAGCGCCTCGATGATCAGGCTGACGCCGCCGGGGCCGAAGCCCTCATAGCGGATTTCCTCGTAATTCTCGCCATCGCCGCGCGAGGCCTTGTCGATCGCGCGGGCGATATTGTCCTTGGGCATCGACGCCGCCTTGGCCGCGTTGACGGCGGCGCGCAGACGCGGATTCATGTCCGGGTCGGGCGTGCCCATCTTCGCCGCGACGGTGATTTCGCGCGAAAGCTTGGAAAATGCTGCCGAGCGCTTCTTATCCTGCGCGCCCTTGCGGTGCATGATGTTCTTGAATTTGCTGTGGCCTGCCATCGGTGCCTCTTGAGATGAACGCGCTCTCTACGACCGCGCAAGGGCATTTGCCAACCCGTCGATCTTCGCTTCCAGCGAGTCGAGCCGTTCGGTGACGACATTGTCCAGCTTGTGATGCAGCCGGAGGATATCGATCTCGGCGCGCAAATTGGTGCGATAGTCGAGACTCGCCGCCAGCCGATCCTTCGCCGACTGCCGGTTCTGGCTCATCATGATGACCGGCGCCTGGATCGCGGCCAGCGTCGAGAGCATCAGGTTCAGGAAGATGTACGGATAGGGATCGAAGACCAGCCCGAAATGGCCGAGCACATCCGAGTTGAGCAGCATCCAGCCCAGCAGAATGACGGAAAAGGCGATGATGAAGCCCCAGCTTCCGCCGACCGCCGCGACCCGATCGGCCAGCTTCTCGCCCCAGGTCGAGGTCTCGTCCGCGACATCGGCGGCGTCGCGCGCGCTGAGTTGGCCCGACTCGATATCGGCGATGACCTGGGCTTCTTCCTCGTCCAGTTCATGGGCCGGCTTGCCCAATGTGCGGCGGGCGATTTCGGCGGCGGTCGACAGGGCCATGGCCAGGGCGCTCCTTTCGGGGAATCAAATGCCTTGCCCCTTGGGGCGTTGATCGGCCAAACGCCAGAGTCATGACGGTACGCGTGGATATGGGAACCGATGAGCGTGGCTCGTCGGTGCCGATCGATCTTGAGGAACTGCTGGCGACCCGCCTGCTGGTGCAGGGCAATTCGGGCTCGGGAAAGTCGCATCTGCTGCGCCGGTTGCTCGAGAAATCGGCGGGCCAGGTACAGCAGGTGGTGATCGACCCCGAGGGCGATTTCGTCACCTTGTCGAAGGCTTACGGCCATGTCGTGATCGAAGCGGGCGACTATGCCGAACGCGAGGTCGGGCGTTTCGCCACGCGGATTCGCGAACACCGCGCCTCGGTCGTCCTGAGTCTCGAAGGGCTGGAGATCGAGGGGCAGATGCGCTGCGCCGCGACCTTCCTCAACGCGCTGTTCGATGCCCCGCGCGAGCATTGGTATCCCGCGCTGGTGGTGGTGGACGAGGCGCAATTGTTCGCTCCCACCACCGGCGGTGAAGTGACGGAAGAGGTCCGCCGCGCGTCGCTGTCGGCCATGACCAACCTCATGTGTCGCGGACGCAAGCGCGGCCTGGCGGGCGTGATCGCGACCCAGCGACTCGCCAAGCTGGCCAAGAATGTCGCGGCGGAAGCGTCCAACTTCCTGATGGGCCGCACCTTCCTCGACATCGATATGGCACGCGCGGCCGATCTGCTCGGCATGGAGCGGCGCCAGGCCGACTCGATCCGCGACCTGGCGCGGGGCACCTTTCTGGCGCTCGGACCCGCCGTGTCGCGGCGGCCGATCACGGTGAAGATCGGCGCGGTCGAGACCTCGGCGCGGTCGGGCAGCCCCAAGCTGACCCCCCTGCCCGACGCGCCGCCGCCGGACTTGCAGGAACTGCTCTTCGCGCCGGTCGAGGAAGCGCCGACCCTGCCGATGACCTTCGACCCGCGCCCGCGCCGGGTGCCCGCCGAGGAACTCATGGCCGATCTGGGGCGTCCGCCTCTACCGACCACCGCCGCCCCGCCCGCACCGGAAATGGACGAGAGCGAGGTCGAGGCGATTTATGAACAGGTGCTGCGCGCCATCGTCGACGACCCCGAATCGACCTTCCGCCCTGCCTCGGTCCTGTTCCAGGATTTCCAGGTGCGCTGCCGGATGGCGGGGCTGGCCCGGCCGCCGCTCGACCTGAACGGCTTCGCGCGCCGCCTGTCCTGCGCGCGGGCGGGAATTTTCGATGTCAGCGATCCCGACTGGCAGGAGGCTCTGGCGCTGGCGGGGATGCTCCCCGACGATATGCTGGGCGCGTTCCTGCTGGTCGCGCGCGCCGCGCGCGAGGGGCTCCCCTGTCCGCCGGATACCAAGATCGCCGAAACCTATGGCACCAGTTCGCTGGGCCGGGTGAAGCGGCTGATCGCCTATATCGAGAGCCGGGATTTGTTCGTGTGCCGGACGGACCTGACGGGGAAACGGTCGATCACGATTCCGCGGCTGGGGTGGACGACCCAAGCGGCGGAGATGGGGTAAGGGTTTGCCCTTGGCCTTCGACTTCGCTCAGGCTGAACGGGGGGTAGGGTAGCAGGCGGTCTCCCGCGCAGCCACAATATCCCCCTCCGTTCAGCCTGAGCGAAGTCGAAGGCCACGTTCCACAGCCTGCCAAACAAAAAGGGCGACGGAGCCACCAGCCCCGCCGCCCTTCGCATCTCCGAACCCGGAACCGGGATCAGATCATGCCCAGCGCCTTCATATACACTTCGAGGATGGCTTCCTCTTCCTGATACTCTTCACGCTTCTTCTTGCGGATCTGCATGATCTTCTTGATCGCCTTGGGGTCATAGCCACGCGCCTTGGCTTCGGCGAAGACGTCCTTGATGTCGTCCGAAATGCCCTTCTTCTCTTCTTCCAGCCGCTCCGCGCGTTCGATCAGCAGGCGCAGTTCGTCCGCCGTCACATTGCCGCTGCTGTCGAAATTCTCGTCCGCCATGTCTCTAACCCTTTGAAATCCTGTCTGCCCCCATGACCCCGCCGCCACGACCAAGGCCTCGCCCGGGGGCAAGGTCGGTCCGGCGCGGATGTCGGGATCGGCGCGGGTCTAGGCGGTTCCGGGCCTCGGCTCAAGCGGGCGTTAACGGTTCCTCTCTTCACGCTTTCGGCCATGCGCGCCAGTTGCTCCGGCGTCGCTTCAACCTGATGCTCCGCCTTCCACTGGTCATAGGGCATGCCGTAGATCGCTTCGCGTGCGGTCGCCTTGTCGACCCCGGCCGCCTCGCCCACCCAGTCGGACAGGCAGTTGCGGCAAAAGCCCGCCAGCCCCATAAGATCGACATTCTGCGCGTCCGTCCGGTGACGCAAATGCAGGACCAGCCGCCGAAACGCCGCCGCCGCTGCTTTGTCATCGATTGCATTCAATGCATCCACGGTATCGGCCATATTCGTCGCTCCTAGGTTGATCGTAACGCATTAGGCTTTAGGACACTGGCCGCAAAGAAGCAGGATGTGATCATGACCCAGGCCCTCCCACCGCGTTCACGCAAAGTCCGCGTCCTCGCCACGCTTGGCCCGGCCAGCAGCGATCCCGAAACGATCGCCACCCTGTTTCAGGCAGGGGCCGACGCCTTCCGAATCAATATGAGCCATGGCGACCAGCAGTCCAAGGTTCCGCTGATCCAGGCGATCCGCGCGCTCGAGGAGCGGTTCGGTCGCCCGACCACGATCCTCGCCGATCTTCAGGGCCCGAAGCTGCGCGTCGGCAAGTTCGCCGAGGGCAAGGTGATGCTGGAAACCGGCAGCACTTTCGTTCTCGACCGCGATCCGACGCCGGGCGATGCGACCCGCGTCGAACTGCCCCACAAGGAAATCTTCGCCGCGATCGAGCCGGGTGCGCGTCTGTTGCTCGACGACGGCAAGCTCGTGCTGCGCGTGGCGTTCCATGACGCCGACAAGATCACGACTCTGGTCGAGGTCGGCGGCGCGCTGTCCAACAACAAGGGGCTGAACGTCCCCGACGTGGTGCTGC
This window harbors:
- the ruvB gene encoding Holliday junction branch migration DNA helicase RuvB; its protein translation is MTDQDRLLSASRRPEDVDAALRPKSLDEFVGQQAARDNLRVFIQAARGRGDALDHVLFFGPPGLGKTTLAQIIAREMGVGFRATSGPVIAKSGDLAALLTNLEDGDVLFIDEIHRLQPAVEEVLYPAMEDRVLDLMIGEGPSARSVRIDLPRFTLVGATTRQGLLTTPLRDRFGIPVRLQFYTVEELTRVVTRAARLLDLPISEDGAIEVARRSRGTPRIAGRLLRRVRDFASVAGHEIVHAAAADQALNRLEVDALGLDAMDRRYLTMIADVYRGGPVGVETLAAGLSEPRDTIEEVIEPFLIQLGLLARTARGRILNAGGWKHLGLNPPVGSQDGLFDA
- a CDS encoding 2-hydroxyacid dehydrogenase; its protein translation is MPQDIFLATAIPPALEIALAECFTLHRDTPPPTTRAIVGGGMMTVDAALLDRLPELQIIAVHGVGFDGIDRDATAARGIRIAITPDALTDDVADQAIALWLAVDRRIAANDRALRMGNWTVPLGRRASGRRIGIFGLGRIGQAIAKRAAPFAGEILYTTRSEKPVAWRFVPDLPQLAEESDVLILAAPGGAETRGVVDAEVLDRLGADGVLVNIARGSLVDEDALIAALEAHRIAGAGLDVFVDEPEVPYALRRMNHVVLAPHQGSATREGRAAMAEMVVANLEAHFAGREVPGLLG
- the ruvA gene encoding Holliday junction branch migration protein RuvA — translated: MIAHLKGRLDSTGIDHAVIDVGGVGYLVGASARTLSAIGPVGEAAMLHTEMLVSEDSIRLVGFASADERDWFRLLTGVQGVGARVALAILSALEPADLMRAIASGDKAMVARANGVGPKLAQRIVMELKDKVGGIVLAPGSGGGMAAPVGAGADAVSALLNLGFRPAEASAAVAAAEEELGAAASLDALVRLALRKAAK
- the ruvC gene encoding crossover junction endodeoxyribonuclease RuvC, coding for MPPPPAIILGLDPGLGTTGWGVIAVEGNRLRHVANGQIKTEPSMVLPRRLANLHAALYDVIRQQQPDGAAVEEVLGNSNAQSTLKLGQARGIVLLAAAQAGLVVGEYHPSIVKKATVGTGGADKKQVQAMVGHLLPGVKLTGPDAADALAVAITHAHHLASARAMQRRASAI
- a CDS encoding YebC/PmpR family DNA-binding transcriptional regulator, giving the protein MAGHSKFKNIMHRKGAQDKKRSAAFSKLSREITVAAKMGTPDPDMNPRLRAAVNAAKAASMPKDNIARAIDKASRGDGENYEEIRYEGFGPGGVSLIIEALTDNRNRTATNVRTAVSKNGGNLGTAGSVSHGFDRMGLINYPASAGDAEKVFEAALEAGAEDVTSTEDGHEIWTAQGDLHEVAKALEPVLGEAEGAKLAWRPQTMVVVDEAAAATLFKLIDTLDDDDDVQTVWGNYEVPDEVMEKLA
- a CDS encoding DUF1003 domain-containing protein, which gives rise to MALSTAAEIARRTLGKPAHELDEEEAQVIADIESGQLSARDAADVADETSTWGEKLADRVAAVGGSWGFIIAFSVILLGWMLLNSDVLGHFGLVFDPYPYIFLNLMLSTLAAIQAPVIMMSQNRQSAKDRLAASLDYRTNLRAEIDILRLHHKLDNVVTERLDSLEAKIDGLANALARS
- a CDS encoding ATP-binding protein; this translates as MTVRVDMGTDERGSSVPIDLEELLATRLLVQGNSGSGKSHLLRRLLEKSAGQVQQVVIDPEGDFVTLSKAYGHVVIEAGDYAEREVGRFATRIREHRASVVLSLEGLEIEGQMRCAATFLNALFDAPREHWYPALVVVDEAQLFAPTTGGEVTEEVRRASLSAMTNLMCRGRKRGLAGVIATQRLAKLAKNVAAEASNFLMGRTFLDIDMARAADLLGMERRQADSIRDLARGTFLALGPAVSRRPITVKIGAVETSARSGSPKLTPLPDAPPPDLQELLFAPVEEAPTLPMTFDPRPRRVPAEELMADLGRPPLPTTAAPPAPEMDESEVEAIYEQVLRAIVDDPESTFRPASVLFQDFQVRCRMAGLARPPLDLNGFARRLSCARAGIFDVSDPDWQEALALAGMLPDDMLGAFLLVARAAREGLPCPPDTKIAETYGTSSLGRVKRLIAYIESRDLFVCRTDLTGKRSITIPRLGWTTQAAEMG
- a CDS encoding DUF2312 domain-containing protein, with product MADENFDSSGNVTADELRLLIERAERLEEEKKGISDDIKDVFAEAKARGYDPKAIKKIMQIRKKKREEYQEEEAILEVYMKALGMI